One genomic segment of Arachis duranensis cultivar V14167 chromosome 4, aradu.V14167.gnm2.J7QH, whole genome shotgun sequence includes these proteins:
- the LOC107485228 gene encoding protein FAR1-RELATED SEQUENCE 5-like, with protein MELDRLRAKALQGWSRTSMIYRKMKQNTTIRLRANALQGWSRTSDDFQEDDTEHDHHAEADADNGDAVELEDSLDGAGGMSDNYAEYEFYAVDSVESIGWIDFLNLSEEDVLRFNFADVDIAFEFYQQYAKHHGFGARHSRSEKCGEVRIRQEFVCHRQGYRSPKFYSMPNRQKRPRAETRCGCPARMLLHMDDESGRWHVAYFLDAHNHHVLELQFSSMLPSHRRMSEADIE; from the coding sequence ATGGAGTTGGATCGGTTGAGGGCGAAGGCTTTGCAGGGATGGAGTCGGACGAGTATGATTTACAGGAAGATGAAACAGAACACGACCATCCGGTTGAGGGCAAATGCTCTGCAGGGATGGAGTCGGACGAGCGACGACTTTCAGGAAGATGATACAGAACACGACCATCATGCAGAGGCCGATGCCGACAATGGGGATGCGGTTGAATTGGAAGACAGTTTGGACGGTGCCGGAGGAATGTCTGACAATTATGCGGAATACGAATTTTACGCCGTTGATTCCGTGGAGTCGATAGGTTGGATTGATTTTTTGAACTTGAGCGAGGAGGATGTTCTCCGGTTTAATTTCGCAGATGTTGACATTGCATTTGAGTTCTACCAGCAATATGCAAAGCACCATGGCTTCGGCGCGAGACATTCCAGAAGCGAAAAATGCGGCGAAGTAAGGATACGGCAGGAGTTCGTGTGCCACCGACAAGGATACCGATCCCCAAAGTTCTACTCGATGCCTAACCGACAAAAGAGGCCGAGGGCCGAGACACGGTGTGGATGCCCTGCAAGGATGCTACTCCACATGGACGATGAATCAGGACGTTGGCACGTTGCGTACTTTTTAGACGCGCATAACCACCACGTTCTTGAGTTGCAATTTTCTTCCATGCTCCCGAGCCATCGGAGGATGAGCGAAGCGGACATCGAGTAG
- the LOC107485230 gene encoding protein FAR1-RELATED SEQUENCE 9-like: MEADFVCAKGDPVMTTNLKQLEWSAAGNYTHAIFYLFVPILDRACAMRVVDSEDNRSYFIHTVSRYDTLGKDWHVVTTSDTREVRCTCMRMECLGVPCEHIIAVLVLNNVHEIPRSLILPRWTKDAKLVVVQSMSMIWDSVQLTQHWCLMDWYQKVCKIACHSTQKFQFARDIAVLMLKHFVNKDAGDTSFPPEGPPTESGRPPA, from the coding sequence ATGGAGGCTGATTTCGTGTGTGCAAAGGGTGACCCTGTTATGACCACCAACCTGAAACAGCTAGAGTGGAGTGCAGCCGGCAACTACACTCATGCGATATTCTATTTGTTTGTTCCCATTCTTGATAGGGCCTGTGCAATGAGGGTGGTTGACTCTGAAGACAACCGTTCCTATTTTATCCACACCGTCTCTCGATACGACACTCTGGGGAAGGATTGGCATGTTGTTACAACGTCTGATACGAGGGAGGTCCGATGCACGTGCATGAGAATGGAATGTTTGGGGGTCCCCTGTGAACATATAATTGCGGTGCTTGTTCTTAACAATGTTCATGAGATCCCAAGGTCTCTGATATTACCGAGATGGACCAAGGATGCAAAACTTGTGGTGGTGCAGTCGATGAGCATGATTTGGGATTCTGTACAATTGACGCAACACTGGTGCCTGATGGATTGGTACCAGAAAGTGTGTAAGATTGCATGTCACAGCACCCAAAAGTTCCAGTTTGCAAGAGACATTGCCGTGCTGATGCTGAAGCACTTCGTGAACAAAGATGCAGGGGACACCAGTTTTCCACCCGAGGGGCCACCTACTGAGAGTGGCAGACCCCCGGCGTAG